From Chryseobacterium joostei, the proteins below share one genomic window:
- a CDS encoding peptide chain release factor 3 — MSDLIKEIQKRKTFGIISHPDAGKTTLTEKLLLFGGAIQEAGAVKSNKIKKGATSDFMEIERQRGISVATSVLAFEYKDHKINILDTPGHKDFAEDTYRTLTAVDSVIVVIDVAKGVEEQTEKLVKVCRMRNIPMLVFINKLDREGKDAFDLLDEVEQKLGLRVVPLSLPIGMGSDFQGIYNIWENNIQLFLEERKQKVGESITFDDINDPSIDEAIGPKAAQTLRDELELIQSVYPEFSREDYMNGDLQPVFFGSALNNFGVRELLNAFIEIAPMPQPKESDLRMVKPEENNFTGFVFKIHANMDPKHRDRLAFVKIVSGTFKRNENYLLVREGKKMKFSSPNAFFADKKEVVEESFPGDIVGLHDTGSFRIGDTLTGGEKLSFKGIPSFSPEHFRYINNNDPLKAKQLAKGIDQLMDEGVAQLFTLEMNNRKIIGTVGALQYEVIQYRLEHEYGAKCTYEPLSMHKACWVEADEKSEEFKEFARLKQRFLARDKYNQLVFLADSSFTIHMTQEKFPNVKLHFISEFRDH; from the coding sequence ATGTCAGACTTAATCAAAGAAATACAAAAAAGAAAGACCTTCGGGATCATTTCCCACCCGGATGCCGGAAAAACTACCCTTACGGAAAAACTACTACTTTTCGGGGGTGCAATTCAGGAAGCAGGTGCGGTAAAATCCAATAAAATAAAAAAAGGAGCTACCTCCGACTTTATGGAAATTGAAAGACAGAGAGGGATCTCTGTAGCCACTTCCGTATTGGCTTTTGAATATAAAGACCATAAAATTAACATTCTTGATACTCCTGGTCACAAGGATTTTGCTGAGGATACCTATAGAACCTTAACTGCCGTAGATTCTGTAATTGTTGTAATTGACGTTGCAAAAGGGGTTGAGGAACAAACTGAGAAATTGGTTAAGGTTTGTAGAATGAGAAACATTCCGATGTTGGTATTCATTAATAAACTTGACCGTGAGGGTAAGGATGCCTTCGATTTGCTGGATGAAGTTGAACAAAAATTAGGATTAAGAGTTGTTCCGCTTTCCCTTCCAATTGGTATGGGAAGCGACTTCCAGGGAATTTATAATATCTGGGAAAACAATATCCAGTTATTCCTTGAAGAGAGAAAGCAAAAAGTAGGTGAATCTATTACTTTTGATGATATTAACGATCCTTCCATTGATGAGGCGATAGGTCCAAAAGCTGCTCAAACACTGAGAGACGAGCTAGAGCTTATCCAATCAGTATATCCTGAATTCAGTCGTGAAGATTACATGAACGGTGATCTACAACCGGTTTTCTTTGGTTCTGCCTTAAACAACTTTGGGGTACGTGAATTATTGAATGCATTCATTGAAATTGCTCCAATGCCACAGCCTAAGGAGAGTGATCTTCGTATGGTAAAGCCGGAAGAAAATAATTTCACAGGATTTGTTTTTAAGATCCACGCTAACATGGACCCTAAGCACAGAGACAGACTTGCATTCGTAAAGATTGTTTCCGGAACATTCAAAAGAAATGAAAACTATCTATTGGTAAGAGAGGGCAAAAAAATGAAGTTCTCATCACCCAATGCATTCTTTGCTGATAAAAAAGAGGTGGTAGAGGAAAGTTTCCCTGGTGATATCGTGGGTCTTCATGATACGGGAAGCTTCAGAATTGGTGATACCTTAACAGGTGGCGAAAAGCTAAGCTTCAAGGGTATTCCAAGTTTCTCTCCTGAACATTTCCGTTATATCAATAATAATGATCCGCTTAAGGCTAAGCAATTGGCTAAAGGTATTGATCAGTTGATGGATGAGGGAGTTGCACAGCTGTTTACTCTGGAAATGAACAACAGAAAGATCATCGGAACTGTGGGGGCACTTCAGTACGAAGTTATCCAATACCGTCTGGAACATGAATATGGTGCAAAATGTACCTACGAGCCTTTATCCATGCATAAGGCTTGTTGGGTGGAAGCAGATGAAAAATCTGAAGAGTTTAAGGAATTTGCAAGATTAAAACAGAGATTCCTAGCCAGAGACAAATACAACCAGTTGGTATTTTTGGCAGACTCATCATTCACTATTCACATGACGCAGGAGAAATTCCCGAATGTGAAGCTGCATTTCATCAGTGAATTCAGAGATCACTAA
- a CDS encoding CPBP family intramembrane glutamic endopeptidase, translating into MENSRYPKFTFTWLGAVTLVVGLFVGTMAVSLFSTFWKVAFKENLELKDWFLMVANSVGFLTAIAFFDFFIVRRTTNMKLNFNFSSVNFYTYLLVFPMMLGMMFISEFITSLIPITGPFFGDFYEYFTQLMSQLTDDPAIMLIMTVMMAPIFEEIIFRGIIQKGLINKGVEPWKAILYASIIFGIVHGNPWQFISAVMLGCVLGLVYYKTKSLLIPILLHGFNNLTLSLLVLFGKNESFAKFLNVSEWLILVAGIVLFSLFYYLFTKKYKVHYSEI; encoded by the coding sequence ATGGAAAATAGCAGGTATCCGAAGTTTACTTTCACATGGCTGGGCGCTGTTACCTTAGTAGTTGGGTTGTTTGTAGGAACAATGGCTGTTTCTCTATTCAGCACCTTTTGGAAAGTAGCTTTCAAGGAAAATTTAGAACTTAAGGATTGGTTCCTTATGGTGGCCAATTCAGTAGGGTTCCTTACCGCTATTGCCTTTTTTGATTTTTTTATTGTAAGGCGAACTACAAACATGAAGCTTAACTTCAACTTTTCGTCAGTTAACTTCTATACTTATCTTCTGGTCTTTCCTATGATGTTGGGAATGATGTTTATTTCAGAATTTATTACCTCGCTGATCCCGATAACAGGGCCATTTTTTGGAGATTTTTATGAATACTTTACCCAGTTGATGAGTCAATTAACTGATGATCCCGCGATAATGCTGATTATGACGGTCATGATGGCTCCTATTTTTGAGGAGATTATATTCAGGGGGATTATTCAAAAAGGATTAATTAATAAGGGCGTTGAACCTTGGAAAGCTATTTTGTATGCCTCCATTATTTTCGGGATCGTTCACGGAAATCCCTGGCAGTTCATCAGTGCAGTAATGCTGGGTTGCGTTTTGGGATTGGTATATTATAAAACAAAATCCTTACTTATACCCATATTATTGCATGGGTTTAATAACCTAACCCTTTCACTGCTGGTATTGTTTGGAAAGAATGAAAGTTTTGCAAAGTTTTTAAATGTTTCAGAATGGCTTATTCTGGTCGCAGGAATTGTACTTTTCTCTTTGTTCTACTATCTTTTTACGAAAAAATATAAAGTACATTACTCTGAAATTTAA
- the rdgB gene encoding RdgB/HAM1 family non-canonical purine NTP pyrophosphatase, whose translation MNIDMELLVATHNEHKKEEIQQILGNECTVKSLRDYNIHEEIVEDGDSFHANALIKAKYCFEKTGVPSLGDDSGLVVESLDGRPGIFSARYAGDHDFAKNIEKVLEEMQGIENRKAYFVTVLCYYDQNGAKYFEGRVHGNLLTENKGFKGFGYDPIFVPEGHERTFAEMDPEDKNKISHRKQALDLFMDFLKVTD comes from the coding sequence ATGAATATAGACATGGAATTATTGGTAGCAACACACAACGAACATAAAAAAGAAGAAATTCAGCAGATTCTAGGGAATGAATGTACGGTTAAAAGCCTTAGAGATTATAATATTCATGAAGAAATTGTAGAAGATGGAGATTCTTTTCATGCCAATGCATTAATTAAAGCAAAGTATTGTTTTGAAAAGACAGGAGTTCCAAGTTTAGGTGATGACAGCGGTTTGGTAGTAGAATCTTTGGATGGAAGACCCGGGATATTCTCTGCACGTTATGCAGGAGATCATGATTTCGCTAAAAATATTGAAAAGGTATTGGAAGAAATGCAGGGAATAGAAAACAGAAAGGCTTACTTCGTTACTGTTTTATGCTACTATGATCAAAATGGGGCTAAATATTTTGAAGGAAGGGTTCATGGAAATTTATTGACAGAAAATAAAGGTTTCAAGGGATTTGGTTATGATCCTATTTTTGTTCCTGAAGGGCACGAAAGAACCTTTGCAGAAATGGATCCTGAAGATAAAAATAAAATCAGTCACCGTAAGCAGGCCCTAGACTTGTTTATGGATTTTTTAAAAGTAACTGATTAA
- a CDS encoding ribonuclease Z produces MSTYLTILGFNSAIPTINTSPTAQLLEMEERLFLIDCGEGTQVQLRKAKARFSKINHIFISHLHGDHCFGLPGLIASFRLLGRDNPLHVYGPKGIKKMLETIFQITETHRGFEVVYHELDKDYSEKIYEDNRVEVYTIPLDHRIYCNGYLFKEKPKDRHLNMQEIAKYSEIETCDYHNIKAGKDFVLSDGYVLKNEILTVDPAPPVSYAFCSDTRYLESVIPIIKNVTVLYHESTFLHDLKEMADYTGHTTALEAATIAQKAQVGKLILGHFSNRYADLTVFTDEARNVFPNSFLPKALESVKI; encoded by the coding sequence TTGAGTACTTATTTAACAATATTAGGTTTTAACTCGGCCATTCCGACTATCAATACCTCACCAACGGCTCAGTTGCTGGAAATGGAAGAAAGACTCTTCCTGATCGATTGTGGGGAGGGAACACAGGTGCAGCTGAGAAAAGCAAAAGCTAGATTTTCAAAAATCAACCATATTTTTATTTCTCATCTTCATGGAGATCATTGCTTTGGTCTTCCTGGTCTTATTGCTTCTTTCCGTCTTTTGGGAAGGGATAATCCATTGCATGTCTATGGGCCAAAAGGGATCAAGAAGATGCTGGAAACAATCTTTCAGATTACAGAAACCCATCGTGGTTTTGAGGTGGTTTATCATGAATTGGATAAGGATTATTCTGAAAAGATCTATGAAGACAATAGAGTAGAGGTATATACCATTCCTTTAGATCACAGGATCTATTGCAATGGTTATCTTTTTAAGGAAAAACCAAAGGACAGGCATCTTAATATGCAGGAAATTGCTAAATACAGTGAGATTGAAACCTGTGATTATCATAACATAAAAGCAGGAAAGGATTTTGTATTAAGTGATGGCTACGTTCTTAAAAATGAGATTCTGACTGTTGATCCGGCTCCACCTGTATCATATGCTTTCTGTAGTGATACCCGATATCTTGAATCTGTAATTCCAATCATTAAAAATGTAACGGTTTTATACCACGAATCCACATTTTTGCATGACTTGAAAGAAATGGCAGATTATACAGGACATACTACAGCGCTGGAAGCTGCTACTATTGCTCAAAAAGCTCAGGTAGGAAAACTGATCCTGGGCCATTTTTCGAATAGGTATGCCGATTTGACGGTGTTTACAGATGAGGCCAGAAATGTCTTTCCAAATTCATTCTTACCAAAGGCCTTGGAAAGTGTAAAAATTTAA